In Odontesthes bonariensis isolate fOdoBon6 chromosome 9, fOdoBon6.hap1, whole genome shotgun sequence, the following proteins share a genomic window:
- the LOC142388783 gene encoding olfactory receptor 52N5-like — protein MEKNATVLSDILEVQGFDISPEFAYPLFFVLLFVYSSLLFSNIGVLTLIITEKSLHQPMYFLFCNLSINDLIGNTVLLPRLMTHIISTERFITYNQCVAQAFHSHTFGSAAHMILIIMAIDRYVAICHPLRYSSIMTNRTVIGLSASAWGVSLVLVSVLIGLTVRLSRCRSVIQNAYCDNASLFKLSCDDVSINNIYGLIFTVLLFSCSIGGIGVTYIRIALICWMRKNKEMNNRALQTCTSHLVLYLIMLWSGFLTIILHRFPKYPDLRKIAYILFHIVPANLNPIIYGMQTRSLRDKITQILQGKVRAI, from the coding sequence ATGGAGAAAAATGCAACAGTTTTATCTGACATTCTAGAGGTCCAAGGATTTGATATATCTCCAGAGTTTGCATATCCTCTGTTTTTCGTGCTTCTATTTGTTTACTCGTCTCTGCTCTTTTCTAACATTGGTGTTCTCACGCTCATCATCACTGAGAAGAGCTTGCACCAGCCGATGTACTTTCTCTTTTGTAACTTGTCTATCAATGACCTGATCGGTAACACAGTCCTGCTGCCTCGGCTGATGACTCACATAATTTCAACAGAACGTTTCATCACCTACAACCAGTGTGTGGCTCAGGCTTTTCACAGCCACACATTTGGATCAGCAGCACACATGATTCTCATTATCATGGCGATTGACAGATATGTGGCGATTTGTCACCCTCTAAGATACAGCTCAATTATGACGAACAGAACTGTGATTGGGCTTTCTGCATCTGCATGGGGGGTATCCTTAGTGCTTGTGTCGGTGCTGATAGGTCTTACAGTGAGGCTGTCCCGTTGTAGATCAGTTATACAAAACGCTTATTGTGACAATGCCTCACTTTTCAAGCTTTCATGTGACGATGTGTCCATCAACAACATTTAtggactcattttcactgtgctaCTGTTCAGTTGTTCCATTGGAGGCATAGGGGTCACATACATCAGAATAGCTCTCATATGCTggatgaggaaaaacaaagagatgAATAATAGAGCACTGCAAACCTGCACAAGCCACCTTGTTCTTTATCTTATCATGCTCTGGTCAGGGTTTTTAACAATTATATTGCATCGTTTCCCAAAATATCCAGATTTAAGGAAGATTGCTTATATCTTATTTCACATCGTTCCTGCCAATTTGAATCCAATTATTTATGGAATGCAAACAAGATCCttgcgggataaaataactcaAATACTGCAGGGAAAAGTGAGAGCAATTTAA
- the chrna10a gene encoding neuronal acetylcholine receptor subunit alpha-10a → MKPRRIQLFRLFLCVTVMPTCRSAHTKYAQKLLTDLMTNYTSALRPVEDTNTILNVTLQVTLSQIIDMDERNQILTAYLWIRQVWYDAHLRWNKEDYDGLDTIRIPGSYVWRPDIVLYNSADNHFTGPMDTNVVIQHNGQMMWDSPAITKSSCKVDVSYFPFDVQQCRFTYGSWTYNGNQLDILNAMESADLADLVENVEWEILGMPAKRSIILYGCCADPYPDITYTLKLKRRASFYVFNLLIPCVMISFLAPLGFYLPADSGEKVSLGVTVMLALTVFQLLVAEIMPPSENVPLIGKYYIATMTMITASTALTIFIMNIHHCGPDAKPVPKWAKTVILQYMARMCFVYEVGENCMSPQPEKQEPSLSKNTTCNMNGQAGPCREDGIFKTERGQETVGSMTAEEQEEMDQMSPLDSVGRNPTNHYSTWENGNFMSMECGDSEASRRCRKGGVSDGERKDGEISCNSQSNEGPLLYNIEYIANCYRDQRATQKRTGEWKKVAKVLDRFFMWIFFIMVFFLSLLIMDKAI, encoded by the exons CTTGTCGAAGTGCTCACACAAAGTATGCTCAGAAGCTCCTGACAGATTTAATGACCAACTATACAAGTGCACTGAGGCCTGTGGAGGACACAAACACCATCCTGAACGTAACTCTGCAGGTTACTCTGTCACAAATCATCGACATG GATGAGAGAAACCAAATTTTGACTGCATATTTATGGATACGGCAAGTTTGGTATGACGCTCACCTCAGATGGAATAAAGAAGATTACGATGGACTAGACACAATCCGTATACCTGGTAGTTATGTATGGAGACCTGATATAGTTCTATATAACAG TGCAGACAATCATTTCACCGGTCCCATGGACACTAATGTGGTGATCCAACATAATGGCCAGATGATGTGGGATTCGCCTGCCATCACCAAGAGCTCCTGCAAAGTAGATGTGTCCTACTTCCCCTTTGATGTTCAGCAATGCAGGTTCACCTATGGCTCCTGGACCTATAACGGAAATCAGCTCGACATTCTGAATGCCATGGAGAGCGCTGACCTGGCTGACCTAGTGGAAAATGTGGAGTGGGAGATCCTCGGTATGCCGGCTAAGAGGAGCATTATTCTTTATGGCTGCTGTGCTGACCCGTACCCAGATATAACCTACACCCTGAAACTCAAGCGAAGAGCTTCCTTCTATGTTTTCAACCTGCTCATACCATGTGTGATGATCTCTTTTCTTGCTCCACTGGGCTTCTACCTGCCAGCAGATTCTGGAGAGAAGGTCTCTTTGGGTGTCACTGTGATGCTTGCACTCACTGTCTTTCAGTTGCTGGTTGCAGAGATCATGCCACCCTCTGAAAATGTACCACTTATTG GAAAATATTACATTGCAACAATGACCATGATCACAGCCTCTACTGCTCTGACCATCTTCATCATGAACATTCACCACTGTGGCCCAGATGCAAAGCCTGTTCCCAAGTGGGCCAAAACAGTAATTCTGCAGTACATGGCCAGGATGTGCTTTGTGTACGAGGTTGGTGAGAACTGCATGTCACCCCAGCCAGAGAAACAAGAACCTTCACTTTCAAAGAACACCACCTGCAACATGAACGGACAGGCAGGACCGTGCAGAGAGGATGGCATCTTCAAAACGGAAAGAGGACAGGAGACAGTAGGTTCCATGACCGCAGAGGAGCAAGAAGAAATGGATCAGATGAGTCCATTAGACTCAGTTGGTAGGAACCCGACCAATCATTACAGCACTTGGGAGAATGGCAACTTCATGAGCATGGAATGTGGGGATTCAGAAGCTTCAAGAAGATGCAGAAAGGGAGGAGTGAGTGATGGAGAGAGAAAAGATGGAGAGATTTCCTGCAACTCACAAAGCAACGAGGGGCCGCTGCTGTATAACATCGAGTACATAGCCAACTGTTACAGAGATCAGAGAGCTACACAGAAAAGGACTGGGGAATGGAAGAAGGTGGCCAAAGTTTTAGACCGCTTCTTCATGTGGATATTCTTTATAATGGTGTTTTTCTTGAGCCTTCTTATCATGGACAAAGCCATCTAA